CCCGTTCGTCTACGCGGTGGTGCGGTTCGTGGACGACGACAGGGTGGCGGGGTCGACTAACCCCTGGGCGGTCGAGTGACTCCCGTCGCGTCGCCCTGTGGCCCCGTCAGGTGATCGAATCGGGTCTCGGCCGTCGTGTCGCCACACAGTCGTCCTAGTTTATGAACAGTGCTACCGTAGGCCACGTATGACCGACCGCCATCGGATCCGTCTCTCCGAACGCGACGCGATGGAAGGCGGGGTACGGTGTCCGAACTGCGGGAGCTACACCTCCTTCGTCGACATCCTCGCGACCGAACGGTGTCGGGGGGCGTGGACGGCCGCCTGCGGGACGCGGCTGTCGCTCGATCTCGTCGTCGAACACGGCACCGGGACGGTCGACGTGGACGTCGACGGGTAGCCGGTTCTCGATACCGACTCCGGATGCGTCTCTGTAACTCCTGGCAGTCCCGGGAGCGTCGGGAGCGTGGACGGCGTTCCGATCAGTCGATCCGTTCGGCGAAGCCGAACCGTGGTTTCACGTCCGTCACGCGCACTCGAAGCGTCTCGCCCGCCGTCGCCCCGTCGACGAACAGGGTAAAGCCCTCAACCTTGGCGACGCCGTCGCCCTCGCTCCCGACGTCCTCGATGTCGACCTCGAGTTCGTCGCCGGCGCGGACGGGTGCGGTGATGCGGTGCTTGCCGACGAGGTACTGCTCGGAGGAGGCGTCCCGGGAGGCGTCGGGACGGATCGAGCGGACGTACTGGAACTCGGCGTCCATCTCGTCTCTGAGCGCGGCCACGTCGGGGCCGTCGAACACCTTCACCGCGAGGTCGCCGCCGGTCGCGAGCAGTTCCAGGGCGGTCTCGAACGCCTGTCGTGCGAGGTAGACCGAGCGGGCGTGGTCCAGCGAGTACTCGCCGGTCATGTTCGGTGCCATGTCCGAGACGACGGCGTCGGCGCCCTCCTCGCCGACGAGTTCGGTGATCCGCGTGCGCGTCTCTTCGTCGGTCATGTCGCCGCGGATCGTCTCGACGACGTGGTCGTGGTCGACGTCCAGCGGCTCGATCCGCTGGAGGTCGACGCCGACGACCCGGCCCTGGGGGCCGACGGCCTCGGCGGCGACCTGCAGCCACCCACCCGGGGCGGCCCCGAGGTCGACGACCGTGTTGCCGGGGCCGAACAGCCCCGCGTCGGCGTCGAGCTGTTTGAGCTTGTACGCCGACCGGGCGCGGTAGCCCTCCTGTTTCGCCTTGTTGTAGTACTTGTCTTTACTCGTCATACGGACTCCCTCGACTTTTCGACGTCTCCCGCGGGGAAACTGCGGACGAATCTGCGTTCATATCCCATCGGACGCCGTCGACCCGGAAAGGCACATCGGATAGCGCCGGTCGACCCGTCACGTGCGTCGCCCTGGCACCGTCTCACACCGTCGTCCTCGCTTCCGACGCGCGGACGGCGACGCGTAAACCCAACATGTTGGGCAAACGCTGACGGACACGGCCACCGACCGCCACGTATGGAACTCGGAGACCACCTGCCGGTCGAATTGTCGACGACCGATACGAACCTGACACCCGCGTTCTACCTGTTCGTCGCCGTTCCGACTGTTCTCGGTGCGGCCCACCACGTCGATCACATCATCCGCGGCAACCACGTCGGGTGGCCGATCACCCCCGAGGTCAACCCGTTTACGTACAGCCTCGCGATCTATCCGCTGCTCGCGCTCAGCCTCCTCCTGTCGCTGACGAAGCGCGTCGACGCCCGGTACTGGGCTGGTTTCTTCGCGTTCAGCGCCGCGATGCTCGCGTACTTCCACATCAGCCCGTGGGCCGTCGAACCGCCACGGGACGTGATGGTCCCGTACGAGAACCCGCTCGTCGGCTATCTCGCCTTTGCGATCGTCCTCGCGCTCATCGGCTCGGTCGTCGTCGGATCGGCGTACGGGGTCGCCCTGTGGTACCGGAGCGACTCGTGAACCCGGACCCCCGCCCAGCATGGCCACACGCCACCCCGCATGACACCGTTCGACTGGCTCGATGCTTTTGGCCGCTCGGCTCTAACGCTGGGGTACGATGGCGATGCAGCGACACCACCCTTCGTCACGGGACCCCCGGCCGTGATCCGCGCCCGCTTCCGCATGGAGATCGACGACGACGTCTGGGTCACTGCGGTCTCGACGTCCTTTCCGGAGGCGACGCTGCGGCTGTTGACCGGGGTTCCCCGGGGCGACCGCGCGCTGGAACTGGGAGAGATCAGAGCCGACGACCCCGAG
This Salinigranum marinum DNA region includes the following protein-coding sequences:
- a CDS encoding 23S rRNA (uridine(2552)-2'-O)-methyltransferase, which encodes MTSKDKYYNKAKQEGYRARSAYKLKQLDADAGLFGPGNTVVDLGAAPGGWLQVAAEAVGPQGRVVGVDLQRIEPLDVDHDHVVETIRGDMTDEETRTRITELVGEEGADAVVSDMAPNMTGEYSLDHARSVYLARQAFETALELLATGGDLAVKVFDGPDVAALRDEMDAEFQYVRSIRPDASRDASSEQYLVGKHRITAPVRAGDELEVDIEDVGSEGDGVAKVEGFTLFVDGATAGETLRVRVTDVKPRFGFAERID